The sequence below is a genomic window from Mycobacterium spongiae.
GGTTCTAGTTCCTCGTCGGAGGAAATGTCGGGCCAGGTGACCGACAGCACCGAATCGGGTGCGTGCTGCACACCCATGCCCACCCGGACCTCGAGAAAGTCCGGGTCAGCGCGGCCCCGTTCCCACATACGCGGACCGCCGATGATGGCGCCCAATCCCCTTGGATCGGAGTGCACCGCGTGCTGCCACTCGCGCTGCGCACACACCGCCGTCTGGATTTCATCGCGGGTGGTATCCAGGTCGCGCAGATAGCGCCGGCGACCCCGTTCCATCTCGCCCCACGTGATCTTCCGCGCCCTGCCGAATCTCCCGGAAAACGCCAACATGCTGAACGCGCCGATGCCCATCAGCGGGAAGAAGCCGGTCGACAGACTGCGCACGCCAGAGACGTAGAGCATGACGATCGTGCCAATCAACGCCACGATCAACGCGGGCACACCGATCATCACCCAGATGTTGCGTGGTTCGCGTTCCGGTAGAGCTATCGGCGCATTCGGGGCTACCCGGACCGGTTTCGGCGACGCGATCTTGACGCGGTTGATAGGAAAAGCTCTCTTGGACATGCTTCAGCCTCCGGCCTTTGCCGTTGTCACTACAGCCACCTGGCCCCGCGTCGGCACGGTGTCGCGGGCCAGCAGTGCAGCCTCCCGCGACAACGCCGGACCTGCGGCAAAAGTCCGTAGCAGCGGCCACGGCGCTTGTACCGCCATGGCTGGATCGAGTCCAAGGGCACGCAGTGTCGCCTCGTCGGACGCGATCCCGAATCGCACCCCGTTGTCTGATATCCAGAACAACGACTCGCGCGACTCCGCAGTGATAACACCGCTGGTTGACGTGACGAAGTTCGCCGCTCCTGGCAGTACCAGGACGTGGTTGGCGACCACCGACTCCGGGGCACGATCGTCTCGCACCAAATGCACGATCCGCCTGTCCATCGACGCCGGAACCGGAAGCCCTCTTCCGTTGAGAACGGCGATGCGGGCCTGGCGATCCGTGGACCCCTTCTCCCACGCCACGCATGTTGTTGGATTCGCCACGGTGTCAACGAAACTCAGTCGCTTGGTCGGGTAGTACTCCACCGGCAGCGACGTCAGTTCCGGGGTGTTGACCAACACGTCGGGACTCACTACCCGCGGCGCGGTGGAGCCATAGGAGTTCGCGCTGCGCAGTAAGTCGGCGACGAAGCTGTTGATCCGCTGCACTCCATCTGCCAGCACGACGTAGTATCGGCTTCCGCCACCGGCGGTTTGGGCCTGTAGCACCGCGCCCACCTGGGAGCCGGGTACCCATTTCGAGGGGGTGCCCGCTTCGGGTATCTCGGGCACACGCAGCGGCTCCGTCGCAGGAAGTCCATCGAACAACGCCCGCGAAATCCCTATTGGTGCCGTGACTCCGGGGTCCAAGCCCAGGCTCAACGTGATTGCTCTGTTGGTCGGATCGATCTGTGAGCGCTTGCCATCCCAGATGACGTAGGTTCGGCCACCGAATGTGACAAG
It includes:
- the eccB gene encoding type VII secretion protein EccB translates to MPLSLSNRDQNSGHLFYNRRLRAATTRFSVRMKHDDRKQAAALALSLVLVAIVAGWMILLNVLKPRGVVGDSAIIGDRDSGALYARIDGRLYPALNLISARLATGTAGRPTWVKPSEIAKYPTGPLVGIPGAPAAMPVNAGSVSAWAVCDTAGRPRSGDAPMVTSIAGQLTGGGRAAPLRDDAGLLVTFGGRTYVIWDGKRSQIDPTNRAITLSLGLDPGVTAPIGISRALFDGLPATEPLRVPEIPEAGTPSKWVPGSQVGAVLQAQTAGGGSRYYVVLADGVQRINSFVADLLRSANSYGSTAPRVVSPDVLVNTPELTSLPVEYYPTKRLSFVDTVANPTTCVAWEKGSTDRQARIAVLNGRGLPVPASMDRRIVHLVRDDRAPESVVANHVLVLPGAANFVTSTSGVITAESRESLFWISDNGVRFGIASDEATLRALGLDPAMAVQAPWPLLRTFAAGPALSREAALLARDTVPTRGQVAVVTTAKAGG